A region from the Gossypium hirsutum isolate 1008001.06 chromosome A08, Gossypium_hirsutum_v2.1, whole genome shotgun sequence genome encodes:
- the LOC107952716 gene encoding nuclear pore complex protein NUP214, which translates to MSSRLEICEENEGEHVETQDFFFEKIGEPVPVKSQPDSQFDLRSPPSQPLVLSQRFQLLFLAHSSGGFLVARTKDVIDLAKDIREKASSSSIEDLSLVEVPIGKVHILALSTIDDTRLAVSVAADIHFFSVSSLLNKDIKPCFSTSLPQSSFVKDIRWRKKKDNSFLVLSDDRKLYHGTLAHPLKHVMDNVDAVEWSAKGAFVAVAKDNSLCILSSKFNEKLCVALSFKSWVGDSNDDCTVKVDTIRWIHPDCIILGCFQFTRDAKEENYLVQVVKSKSGKITDATSNLVVLSFSDLFAGLIDDIVPFGTGPYLYLSYLEQSKLAIAANRKNTDQHIVLLSWSLGETGEASVVDIERDNWLPRIELQDNDDDNLIMGLCIDNVSVCGSVKVQLGVEEVRELSPCCVLICLTLEGKLIMFQIASARENDVPPDVSALSDKEEDTPAVVSAEMDPPELTYGEGEQKSELVALSLPLMDKGKTELLTNGSSDVDLSQMNVNSVTHATDKLFHNDDIKTAVSLKNSQSSEAVGQQKPPTSMLYQEAGTQQKLFFGGQGTNSGQSFLRTSQLEGPGNKVRDGSQTEAQKIPGFGSVTPVAKVSNDSLLQLSHESIPKKFELVKEPVGEAGSIGLQSTSVKLWPNPSSQPFSSGKFMVSKESDASASFHLQVIFSIIVLRVPEVLQAFLVATLKNLHSTPVDIGAQKFSVGAGNIESVPLIRGSQSSSLLNFAMEKSFNQKLHSPKDEYKSAIQSRMLKSEPQLLKQFGNIKEMAKELDTLLESIEEAGGFRDVCTVFQRSSVEELVHGIAVLSKKCRSWKNVMDEQLGKIQQHLDKTVQVLARKIYIEGIIKQASDSQYWDLWNCQKLSSELELKERHILKLNQDLTNQLIELERHFNTRELHKFGDDDGVRDGWRTFQSRFGPSRHVLSLHSLHSTMSSQLAAAEQLSECLSEQMAILSVQSPVKKQNVKEELFQMIGIAHDASFTSPHATKPSNKSKKLVLSSGSSASRNQSRRNQSCALKSSDPEYSRRRRESLDQSWASFEPPKTTVKRMLLQESANVKRSLLTDKQNFSPYASEESTSLFSKELKATSTTLHQSGNEVKTKIQDALPRQESETTVFRWANNSSLLPPNYAGWKSSTVQTSNFNALPSASGSQPMLVQNSSGETRSIPVAKLNSGASQVERSNISSFNENEIQSTLQFRPNLHQESSISQVASLPKKSTDILNSDGKGIVLANSALGDVKHVSSTTKSTLFGSSNDNNSQFIPPAAVSASSAPSAKVSQFNVVTSKIQPSEKVSQSFAFSKPVEDSSSSIFSSSSPSFSSSFSTMTASSLTSVNVLSTETSATSAPKFSFSTSFSAVPTSPAAQSSEPSSVVAVDANRKASSFSPSSVPFSAFVSSSDSLSIQPLKMPVPLPADLSPVSSSEILKVEAQPHKEIHDLKKDGDPIIQAPPLQHELPVTELSLKPKFAVSSPKKSETPTGVLSGSQTSIIDLASPATNLALNPQPPRPSTGDSLSAPSSISINTTNGKSRSLDLTQEDEMEEEAPETNQMTELGLGSLSSSGIGSTPNPTAPKPNPFGAPFGVVATSAATSSFTSTVNPGELFRPASFSFQSPQPSQSAQPASFGTFSGGFASGAPGQAPAQCAFGQPAQLGAGQQALGSVLGAFGQSRQLGTALPGSSFASGSGFGGGFASPQSAAGFSNAATGGGFAGLASGGGGFSGVASGGGFGVPASGGGGFGSLASGGVTGSASCGGGFAGAAAGGTGGFAAPASGGGFAGAAGSGSGGFGVFSSQQRNAGFSAFGGGGGQTGKPPELFTQMRK; encoded by the exons ATGAGCAGCCGGCTTGAAATTTGTGAAGAGAATGAAGGGGAGCATGTCGAAACCCAGGATTTCTTCTTCGAGAAAATCGGCGAACCCGTTCCTGTCAAATCTCAACCGGATTCCCAGTTCGATCTCCGAAGTCCTCCTTCTCAGCCCCTTGTCCTCTCCCAACGTTTCCAACTCCTGTTTCTAGCTCATTCTTCTGGGG GGTTCTTGGTGGCGAGGACCAAGGATGTGATTGATTTAGCCAAGGACATTAGGGAAAAAGCCTCCTCTTCAAGTATTGAAGATCTGAGTTTGGTGGAAGTTCCCATTGGCAAGGTTCACATTCTTGCTCTTTCCACCATCGACGACACCAGACTTGCAGTTTCTGTGGCAGCTGATATTCATTTCTTCAGTGTCAGCTCCCTTCTTAATAAG GACATAAAGCCATGTTTCTCCACTTCGCTCCCTCAGTCAAGCTTTGTCAAGGATATTCGTTGGAGAAAGAAGAAGGATAACTCTTTCCTAGTTCTTTCAGATGATAGAAAGCTATATCATGGAACTCTTGCACATCCTCTTAAGCATGTGATGGATAATGTTGATGCTG tTGAATGGAGTGCAAAAGGTGCTTTTGTTGCCGTGGCCAAAGATAATAGCCTTTGTATTTTGTCATCCAAATTCAATGAAAAATTATGCGTAGCTCTTTCATTCAAGTCTTGGGTTGGTGATTCCAACGATGATTGCACTGTAAAAG TGGATACCATCAGATGGATTCATCCTGATTGCATTATTCTTGGATGCTTTCAGTTTACCAGAGATGCGAAAGAAGAAAATTACCTCGTCCAAGTAGTCAAAAGCAAGTCAGGCAAAATCACAGAT GCTACTTCCAATTTGGTTGTTCTATCCTTTAGTGATTTGTTTGCTGGTCTAATTGATGATATTGTGCCCTTTGGAACCGGCCCTTACTTATACTTGAGTTATTTGGAACAAAG CAAGCTTGCAATTGCTGCTAACAGAAAGAACACGGATCAGCATATTGTGTTACTCAGTTGGTCACTTGGTGAGACTGGTGAAGCTTCAGTTGTTGATATTGAGCGTGATAATTGGCTCCCCAGGATTGAACTTCAAG ataatgatgatgataatttGATCATGGGGCTTTGCATTGATAACGTGTCTGTGTGTGGGAGTGTTAAAGTGCAACTTGGAGTTGAAGAAGTTAGGGAGCTTTCACCATGTTGTGTTCTTATATGCCTTACTTTAGAGGGCAAACTTATTATGTTCCAGATTGCAAG TGCCAGGGAAAATGATGTTCCACCTGATGTTTCTGCCCTTTCTGATAAAGAAGAGGATACCCCTGCTGTGGTGTCTGCTGAAATGGATCCACCTGAACTTACATATGGAGAGGGTGAACAAAAGTCAGAACTGGTAGCTTTGTCTCTTCCATTGATGGATAAAGGCAAAACTGAGCTTCTCACCAATGGAAGTAGTGATGTAGACCTTTCTCAAATGAATGTGAATTCAGTTACACATGCTACTGATAAACTATTCCATAATGATGATATTAAAACAGCAGTGTCCTTGAAGAACTCCCAGTCTTCGGAAGCTGTGGGCCAACAAAAACCTCCAACCTCAATGCTGTACCAAGAAGCAGGTACTCAACAAAAATTGTTTTTTGGAGGGCAAGGTACCAATTCAGGACAATCATTTCTGAGGACTTCTCAATTAGAGGGACCTGGTAACAAGGTGAGGGATGGTAGTCAAACAGAAGCTCAAAAAATTCCAGGATTTGGATCTGTTACTCCTGTGGCAAAAGTTTCAAATGACTCCTTATTACAACTAAGCCATGAGAGCATACCAAAAAAGTTTGAGCTGGTTAAGGAACCAGTAGGTGAAGCTGGATCAATTGGTTTGCAGAGTACATCTGTTAAGTTGTGGCCAAATCCATCATCCCAGCCATTTTCAAGTGGAAAATTCATGGTTTCAAAGGAGTCTGATGCCAGCGCTTCATTTCATCTCCAAGTAATTTTCAGTATAATAGTTCTCAGAGTACCAGAGGTGCTACAAGCATTCCTGGTAGCAACGTTGAAAAACCTTCACA GTACACCAGTAGATATTGGGGCCCAGAAATTTTCAGTAGGGGCAGGAAATATTGAGTCAGTACCTTTAATTCGTGGCTCACAGTCATCCTCCCTACTAAATTTTGCAATGGAAAAGTCTTTCAACCAAAAGCTTCATTCCCCCAAGGATGAGTATAAATCTGCAATCCAGTCAAGGATGTTGAAATCGGAACCACAGTTATTGAAACAATTCGGCAAT ATTAAAGAGATGGCGAAAGAACTAGACACACTTCTGGAATCTATAGAAGAAGCTGGTGGCTTTAGGGATGTTTGCACTGTTTTTCAGAGAAGTTCAGTTGAAGAGCTGGTGCATGGCATAGCAGTTCTTTCTAAAAAATGCAGGAGTTGGAAG AATGTAATGGATGAGCAGCTTGGGAAGATCCAACAACATCTTGATAAAACCGTACAAG TTTTAGCAAGGAAAATATACATAGAAGGCATTATTAAACAAGCTTCAGATAGCCAATACTGGGACCTGTGGAATTGCCAAAAGTTGAGTTCTGAGCTTGAGCTTAAGGAGCGACATATATTGAAATTGAATCAA GATTTGACCAATCAGTTAATCGAATTAGAGAGGCATTTCAACACCAGGGAGCTTCATAAATTTGGTGATGATGATGGAGTTCGTGATGGTTGGAGAACTTTTCAGAGTAGATTTGGGCCTTCaag ACATGTTCTGTCCCTGCATTCTTTACATAGCACAATGAGTTCACAACTAGCAGCTGCTGAGCAACTTTCTGAATGTCTCTCGGAACAAATGGCTATACTGAGTGTACAGTCCCCTGTGAAAAAACAGAATGTTAAGGAGGAGTTGTTTCAAATGATTGGAATAGCTCATGATGCCTCTTTCACCTCTCCGCATGCTACAAAACCTAGCAATAAGTCTAAGAAACTTGTTCTTTCTTCTGGGTCCTCTGCTTCTAGAAATCAGTCGAGGAGAAACCAATCCTGTGCTCTGAAGAGTTCTGACCCAGAATATTCTAGGAGGAGGAGGGAATCATTGGATCAG AGCTGGGCTAGTTTTGAGCCTCCAAAAACAACTGTAAAAAGGATGCTTTTGCAAGAATCAGCAAATGTAAAAAGATCACTTTTAACCGATAAACAGAACTTTAGCCCTTACGCCTCCGAGGAGTCGACAAGTTTATTCTCAAAGGAACTCAAAGCAACTTCAACCACGTTGCATCAATCTGGAAATGAAG ttaaaacaaaaattcAGGATGCATTACCGAGACAGGAATCTGAAACAACTGTTTTCCGATGGGCTAATAATAGTTCTCTATTACCACCAAATTATGCTGGGTGGAAATCTTCTACTGTGCAAACAAGTAACTTCAATGCTCTGCCATCAGCATCAGGATCACAACCTATGTTGGTGCAGAATTCTTCTGGGGAAACACGCAGTATCCCTGTTGCTAAACTAAACTCCGGAGCTTCTCAGGTTGAGAGATCTAATATATCATCTTTCAATGAGAATGAAATCCAATCCACTCTACAGTTTAGACCTAATCTACATCAAGAGTCATCAATCTCCCAGGTGGCTTCATTGCCAAAGAAATCTACTGACATCTTAAATTCGGATGGTAAAGGGATTGTGCTTGCTAATTCAGCGCTGGGGGATGTGAAACATGTGTCATCTACCACAAAGAGTACATTATTTGGTTCTTCTAATGATAACAACTCTCAGTTCATACCTCCTGCTGCTGTTTCTGCATCTTCTGCCCCGTCAGCCAAAGTTTCACAATTCAATGTTGTGACAAGCAAAATCCAGCCAAGTGAAAAGGTATCACAGTCGTTTGCATTCTCTAAACCTGTTGAAGATTCGTCATCTTCAATATTCAGTTCCTCAAGtccatcattttcatcatcattttcaaCTATGACAGCCTCATCACTCACATCAGTTAATGTCTTATCTACCGAAACTAGTGCAACATCAGcaccaaaattttccttttcaacTTCATTTTCTGCAGTGCCTACTTCACCTGCAGCACAATCTAGTGAACCAAGTTCTGTAGTTGCAGTAGATGCTAATAGAAAAGCTTCATCTTTCTCACCATCATCAGTTCCTTTCTCTGCTTTTGTTTCCTCTTCTGATTCCTTGTCTATTCAGCCTCTCAAAATGCCTGTACCGTTGCCTGCTGATTTATCTCCCGTGAGTTCTTCTGAGATTTTAAAAGTTGAGGCCCAACCACATAAGGAAATACATGACTTAAAAAAGGATGGGGATCCGATTATACAGGCACCACCTCTGCAACATGAACTTCCAGTAACAGAATTGAGCTTGAAGCCTAAGTTTGCTGTCTCATCACCAAAGAAAAGTGAAACTCCTACTGGAGTGTTATCTGGAAGCCAAACCAGCATCATTGATCTTGCAAGTCCTGCAACTAATTTGGCATTAAATCCTCAGCCACCGCGGCCTTCTACTGGAGATAGTCTTTCAGCTCCTTCGTCAATTAGTATTAATACCACAAATGGAAAAAGCAGAAGTTTGGATCTCACACAAGAGGATGAGATGGAGGAGGAGGCTCCTGAGACAAACCAAATGACTGAACTTGGCTTGGGAAGCTTAAGTAGCTCTGGGATTGGCTCAACCCCTAACCCAACTGCTCCTAAGCCAAACCCATTTGGTGCTCCATTCGGAGTTGTGGCTACAAGTGCAGCTACCTCTTCATTCACCTCAACAGTTAATCCTGGAGAGTTGTTTAGGCCTGCATCTTTTAGCTTCCAATCTCCACAGCCTTCCCAATCAGCTCAACCTGCAAGTTTCGGTACATTTTCTGGTGGCTTTGCTTCTGGAGCCCCTGGTCAGGCTCCTGCTCAATGTGCTTTCGGCCAACCAGCACAGCTTGGAGCTGGACAGCAGGCTTTGGGATCAGTTCTTGGTGCTTTTGGCCAGTCAAGGCAGCTTGGTACCGCTCTACCAGGAAGTAGTTTTGCTTCGGGGAGTGGTTTTGGTGGTGGTTTTGCAAGTCCTCAATCTGCTGCTGGATTTTCTAATGCTGCGACAGGAGGTGGGTTTGCTGGTTTGGCTTCAGGTGGTGGTGGGTTTTCTGGGGTTGCTTCAGGTGGTGGATTTGGTGTTCCGGCTTCAGGCGGTGGGGGATTTGGTAGCTTAGCTAGTGGAGGAGttacaggttctgcctcatgtgGTGGTGGATTTGCTGGAGCAGCTGCTGGTGGTACTGGAGGATTTGCTGCTCCTGCCTCAGGTGGTGGTTTCGCAGGAGCTGCTGGCTCAg GGAGTGGTGGGTTTGGCGTTTTCAGCAGCCAACAAAGAAATGCTGGTTTCTCAGCCTTTGGAGGTGGCGGAGGACAAACTGGAAAACCTCCTGAGCTTTTCACACAGATGAGAAAATAG